The following are encoded in a window of Methanobrevibacter olleyae genomic DNA:
- a CDS encoding phosphatase PAP2 family protein — MNNHYSDDFNDKIAKSVSYLCEAPILAIFVFLIFNLSLDYSNLLLIESISLIFGTIFPILFVVSWSKYKEIDRDYTDRHSRHFPFIIAVIIYLTGAIVLWFLNANPLTTALMFCYGTNTLIVFFINLKWKISVHAMGVTGPATALIFFNPLGFLMGLIAPLVMWSRVVLSKHSPNQVLAGSICGYLLTFIQMYILLNVMNFKISIYLAICLILGLILISIVSYLALRKNSH; from the coding sequence ATGAACAATCACTATTCAGATGATTTTAATGATAAAATAGCTAAATCTGTATCCTACCTTTGTGAAGCTCCAATTTTAGCAATATTCGTTTTTTTAATATTCAATCTATCCCTTGATTATAGCAATCTCTTATTGATTGAATCTATATCATTGATTTTTGGCACTATATTTCCAATTCTCTTTGTTGTATCTTGGAGCAAATATAAAGAAATCGATAGAGATTATACAGATAGGCATTCCAGACATTTTCCTTTTATAATTGCAGTAATCATTTATTTAACTGGTGCCATTGTCCTATGGTTTTTAAATGCAAATCCATTAACTACTGCTTTAATGTTTTGTTATGGAACTAACACTTTAATAGTTTTTTTCATAAATCTAAAATGGAAAATAAGCGTACATGCTATGGGAGTAACTGGTCCAGCTACTGCTTTAATATTCTTTAATCCATTAGGATTTTTAATGGGCTTGATTGCTCCTTTAGTTATGTGGAGTAGAGTTGTCTTAAGTAAACATTCCCCTAATCAAGTATTAGCTGGATCTATTTGCGGGTATTTATTAACTTTTATACAAATGTACATATTGCTGAATGTTATGAATTTTAAAATAAGTATTTATTTAGCTATTTGCTTAATTTTAGGTTTAATATTGATTTCAATAGTTTCCTATCTAGCGTTAAGAAAGAATTCCCATTAA
- a CDS encoding RtcB family protein — protein sequence MSIKESLEKVRDNVWELPSDYKKEMRVPGRLYLDDESIKDIEEGALEQVANVACMPGIQGASIAMPDIHFGYGFSIGGVGAFNYNNGVVSPGGVGFDINCGVRMLRTNLSEDEIKPKLKELTEVLFKNIPSGVGSKGQIRLKDNEINEVLDYGAWWAVERGFGWEEDLKFLEENGRMKEAESAIVSDKAKKRGIPQLGSLGSGNHFLEVQKIDEIYDENVAKAFGLEAGSIAIMIHSGSRGCGHQICSDYLRKMDKAYRNYKINLPDRQLACAPIDSKEAQSYLKSMAAGANYAWANRQMMSHWIRQSFEEVFSRDAEDMGMTTIYDVAHNIAKKEVHKVKGSHMEVLVHRKGATRAFGPGRREIPKEYSSVGQPVLIPGTMGSASYILHGTDLAMEETFGSTAHGAGRVLSRTAAKKQFTAEQIEKDLNAKGIHVKANSAPVLAEEAPDAYKNVDSVVKTSHDAGIAKLVAKVLPLAVTKG from the coding sequence ATGTCAATTAAAGAAAGTCTTGAAAAAGTTAGAGATAATGTATGGGAACTACCAAGTGATTATAAGAAGGAAATGAGGGTTCCTGGAAGATTGTATCTTGATGATGAATCTATTAAAGATATTGAAGAAGGGGCTCTTGAACAAGTGGCTAATGTAGCTTGTATGCCAGGTATTCAAGGTGCATCAATAGCTATGCCAGATATTCATTTTGGATATGGATTTAGTATTGGTGGTGTGGGAGCTTTTAATTATAATAATGGTGTTGTAAGTCCTGGAGGAGTTGGTTTTGATATTAACTGTGGAGTTAGAATGCTTAGAACCAACTTAAGTGAGGATGAAATCAAACCTAAACTTAAGGAACTTACTGAAGTTTTATTTAAAAATATTCCATCAGGTGTAGGAAGTAAAGGCCAAATAAGGCTTAAGGACAATGAAATTAATGAAGTTTTAGACTATGGTGCTTGGTGGGCTGTTGAACGTGGATTCGGTTGGGAAGAAGACCTTAAATTCCTAGAAGAAAATGGTAGGATGAAGGAAGCTGAATCTGCTATTGTTAGTGACAAGGCTAAAAAAAGAGGAATTCCCCAATTAGGTTCATTAGGTTCTGGAAACCACTTCTTAGAAGTTCAAAAAATTGATGAAATTTATGATGAAAATGTAGCTAAGGCATTTGGCCTTGAAGCGGGATCAATAGCTATTATGATTCATAGTGGTTCAAGGGGATGCGGACACCAGATCTGTTCTGATTATTTGAGGAAAATGGATAAGGCCTATAGGAATTATAAGATTAACCTTCCAGATAGGCAATTAGCCTGTGCACCTATTGACTCTAAGGAAGCACAAAGCTACTTAAAATCTATGGCTGCCGGAGCTAATTATGCATGGGCAAACCGTCAAATGATGTCTCATTGGATCAGACAATCCTTTGAGGAGGTATTCTCCCGTGATGCTGAAGATATGGGAATGACTACAATCTATGATGTTGCACACAATATTGCTAAAAAAGAGGTTCATAAAGTTAAAGGCTCTCATATGGAGGTTCTTGTTCACAGAAAAGGGGCTACTCGTGCATTTGGCCCTGGAAGACGTGAAATTCCTAAGGAATATAGTTCTGTAGGACAACCAGTTTTAATTCCTGGAACTATGGGATCAGCTTCTTATATTTTGCATGGTACTGACCTTGCTATGGAGGAAACCTTTGGTTCAACTGCTCATGGTGCAGGAAGGGTTTTATCTAGAACCGCTGCTAAAAAGCAATTTACTGCAGAGCAAATAGAAAAAGATTTAAATGCAAAAGGAATTCATGTAAAAGCGAATTCTGCTCCTGTTTTAGCTGAGGAAGCACCTGATGCATATAAGAATGTGGATTCTGTTGTTAAAACCTCTCACGATGCAGGTATTGCTAAATTAGTAGCAAAAGTTCTTCCTTTAGCAGTTACAAAAGGCTAA
- the mtnP gene encoding S-methyl-5'-thioadenosine phosphorylase, with amino-acid sequence MIGIIGGSGVEEISGLAEASEKRIVDTEYGSVEVSLLTIGDKTVAFLPRHSLGHSCPPHKINFKANIMALKQIGVNQIIATNAVGSLDRDIGPGSILIPDDFLDFTVNRDRTFYDDRVIHIDMTEPFCNRLRGAILANSNSANKDLVDGGTIVCTEGPRFETPAEIKMFRIIGGTVVGMTTLPEAVLAREKEMCYASIAIVSNYSTSISKEKLGAEEIYEIMEVKKEELIKLMYNIIKDLPDEYDCDCHHALGDAEM; translated from the coding sequence ATGATTGGAATTATTGGTGGTAGTGGAGTTGAAGAGATAAGTGGCTTAGCAGAGGCATCTGAAAAAAGAATTGTTGATACTGAATATGGCTCTGTTGAAGTTTCTCTTTTAACAATCGGGGATAAGACAGTTGCCTTTTTACCAAGGCACTCTTTAGGCCATAGCTGTCCTCCCCATAAAATCAATTTTAAAGCAAACATTATGGCATTAAAGCAAATAGGGGTTAATCAGATTATAGCTACAAATGCAGTAGGCTCTCTAGATAGGGATATTGGCCCTGGATCTATTCTTATTCCAGATGACTTTTTGGATTTCACTGTAAATAGGGATAGAACTTTCTATGATGATAGAGTTATTCACATTGATATGACTGAACCTTTCTGTAATAGGTTAAGGGGAGCTATTTTAGCTAATTCTAATTCTGCTAATAAAGATTTGGTTGATGGAGGGACAATTGTTTGTACAGAAGGCCCTAGATTTGAAACCCCTGCTGAGATTAAAATGTTTAGGATCATTGGAGGAACAGTTGTTGGTATGACTACCCTACCTGAAGCAGTTCTTGCAAGGGAGAAAGAGATGTGCTATGCATCTATAGCAATTGTTTCTAATTATTCCACTTCAATTTCTAAAGAAAAATTAGGAGCTGAAGAAATCTATGAGATTATGGAAGTTAAAAAAGAGGAATTGATTAAATTAATGTATAATATAATTAAAGATTTGCCAGATGAGTATGATTGTGATTGCCATCATGCTTTAGGTGATGCAGAGATGTGA
- a CDS encoding Ada metal-binding domain-containing protein yields MEDHCFIFLKDEYPDWCEECGKMEQRIIEGDGMSAIHICGKMGEKISKEICKFEKLNNLCEETQETRTRDLNKKGILTKNELKYYDRIRKKRNAEVHNDKKIKNEMADAYHNHENLYKISTNFYKKYINPDFEIPKYKQPKYASSNNETIIEQHSKSHNIYNDNKTYNNTKTVNITNINHNPVYSQNNELKSDKTEAIGSSKDSKKENESMDKKILVIGIVAIIAITALCLSFFATTINSTTNLQDTSQIASSSNDNTEVKSSDESTKLTDSNDESEDRTLYYASKKTDSFHKPSCEWAQKIKDKNLITYKSRESAIADGKSPCGVCNP; encoded by the coding sequence ATGGAAGATCATTGTTTTATTTTTTTAAAGGATGAATATCCCGATTGGTGCGAAGAATGTGGAAAAATGGAGCAGCGCATCATAGAGGGAGATGGAATGAGTGCAATCCACATATGTGGAAAAATGGGAGAAAAAATCTCTAAAGAGATTTGTAAATTCGAAAAATTAAACAACTTATGTGAAGAAACACAAGAAACAAGAACAAGAGACCTAAATAAAAAAGGAATATTAACTAAGAATGAGCTTAAATATTATGATAGAATACGTAAAAAGCGTAATGCAGAAGTTCACAATGATAAAAAAATTAAAAATGAAATGGCTGATGCCTACCATAACCATGAAAATCTATATAAAATAAGCACTAATTTCTATAAAAAATATATAAATCCAGATTTTGAAATTCCAAAGTACAAACAACCGAAATATGCATCAAGCAATAATGAAACCATTATTGAACAGCATTCCAAATCCCACAACATTTACAACGATAATAAAACGTATAACAATACAAAAACAGTCAATATTACAAACATCAATCATAATCCAGTATATTCTCAAAATAATGAACTTAAATCCGATAAAACAGAAGCAATTGGAAGTTCTAAAGATTCAAAAAAGGAAAATGAAAGTATGGATAAAAAAATATTAGTTATTGGAATCGTAGCAATTATAGCAATAACTGCACTTTGTTTATCATTTTTTGCCACTACTATAAATAGCACAACAAACCTCCAAGATACAAGCCAAATAGCTAGCAGTTCAAATGATAACACAGAAGTTAAAAGTTCAGATGAAAGTACAAAGCTCACAGATTCAAATGATGAAAGTGAAGATAGAACCCTTTACTATGCCAGCAAAAAAACAGATTCATTCCACAAGCCAAGCTGTGAATGGGCTCAAAAAATAAAAGATAAAAATTTAATTACCTATAAATCAAGAGAATCAGCAATAGCCGATGGAAAATCACCTTGTGGAGTATGTAATCCCTAA
- a CDS encoding helix-turn-helix transcriptional regulator codes for MKNNLRIYRAIENITQKELADELEVSRQTIVAIENNKYNPSLELAFKIAHKFDVKIEDIFISEI; via the coding sequence ATGAAAAACAATTTAAGAATCTATAGAGCTATTGAAAATATTACTCAAAAAGAATTGGCAGATGAATTGGAAGTTAGTAGGCAAACTATAGTAGCTATTGAAAATAACAAGTATAATCCATCACTTGAATTAGCTTTTAAAATAGCCCATAAGTTTGATGTTAAAATAGAAGACATATTCATTAGTGAAATATGA
- a CDS encoding DNA-binding protein: MEKVLTLKYSCKDCGFTWITLNGEHSLCPKCHSENIEFLEEVKDLDIDAILAHNKRSGGCCGSARGKGPLTCGKPMPDHANPNMPHHRHDKKTCCGYNE, encoded by the coding sequence ATGGAAAAGGTTTTAACTTTAAAATATAGCTGTAAAGACTGTGGCTTCACCTGGATTACATTAAATGGTGAACATAGCCTCTGTCCAAAATGTCATAGTGAAAATATTGAATTTTTAGAGGAAGTAAAAGATTTAGATATTGATGCAATACTTGCTCATAATAAAAGAAGTGGGGGATGTTGTGGCTCTGCACGTGGAAAAGGCCCTTTAACTTGTGGTAAACCTATGCCTGACCATGCTAATCCAAATATGCCTCACCACAGACATGATAAGAAAACATGCTGCGGTTATAATGAATAA
- a CDS encoding tocopherol cyclase family protein gives MNKSDLKRDHYMLKGPLAKQGYDWWWHSLTAYNKETGEPRPFFIEYFVCNPDLAEDEPTLGQDPKNIEEGKKPSYCMLKVGAWGKDPKQIHNFYSMKDFECASDKLDLKVGEYSLTETHMTGYCKVTEEEAREHPEYMCDAGEMKWDLDIDKQIAFNVGYGANSFFRKLNAFEMFWHAEGIKTQYKGTIEMDGVEYEVIPEKSFGYADKNWGGDFTSPWLWISSSNLRSLITGKKLNNSAFEAGGGKPKAFGISLPRKLLIGFYYEGKMYEYNFARFWNNVHVDFGFKEGEELNEWFINCSNWNSKLELKLYCKRDEMLLFNYEAPTGKKLHTRLWNGGNGYGEIKLMKKDGTLIDHIKIENAGCEYGEYDDDRTHNVIDK, from the coding sequence ATGAATAAAAGTGATTTGAAAAGAGACCATTATATGTTGAAAGGTCCCCTTGCTAAGCAAGGCTATGACTGGTGGTGGCATTCTTTAACTGCATATAACAAGGAAACTGGTGAACCAAGGCCATTCTTTATAGAATACTTTGTATGTAACCCTGACCTTGCTGAAGATGAACCTACTTTAGGCCAAGACCCTAAAAACATTGAAGAAGGTAAAAAGCCTTCTTACTGTATGCTAAAGGTGGGGGCATGGGGAAAGGATCCTAAACAGATTCATAATTTCTATTCTATGAAGGACTTTGAATGTGCTAGTGATAAATTAGATTTAAAAGTTGGGGAATATAGCTTAACTGAAACTCATATGACTGGATATTGCAAAGTTACAGAAGAAGAAGCTCGTGAACATCCAGAGTATATGTGTGATGCAGGAGAAATGAAATGGGATTTGGATATTGACAAACAAATCGCTTTTAATGTAGGTTATGGTGCCAATAGCTTCTTTAGAAAATTAAATGCATTTGAAATGTTTTGGCATGCTGAAGGAATCAAAACTCAATATAAAGGCACTATCGAAATGGATGGTGTTGAATATGAAGTTATCCCTGAAAAATCATTTGGCTATGCCGATAAAAATTGGGGAGGGGATTTTACAAGCCCTTGGCTATGGATTTCCTCATCTAATTTAAGAAGTTTAATCACAGGCAAGAAACTTAATAACTCTGCCTTTGAAGCAGGTGGTGGAAAACCTAAAGCATTTGGCATTTCCCTTCCTCGCAAATTGTTAATTGGTTTCTATTATGAAGGGAAGATGTATGAATACAACTTTGCAAGGTTCTGGAATAATGTTCATGTGGACTTTGGCTTTAAGGAAGGTGAAGAGCTAAACGAATGGTTTATCAACTGTAGTAATTGGAATAGTAAACTTGAATTAAAATTATATTGTAAACGTGATGAAATGTTACTTTTCAATTATGAAGCACCTACTGGCAAAAAATTACACACCCGCCTTTGGAATGGTGGAAATGGCTATGGTGAAATTAAGTTAATGAAAAAGGATGGAACCTTGATTGACCATATAAAAATAGAAAATGCAGGTTGTGAATACGGAGAATATGATGATGATAGAACTCATAATGTTATAGATAAATAG
- a CDS encoding diacylglycerol/polyprenol kinase family protein yields the protein MLWTDIITLIIVYLYVVIIFLLAEKVLKTKAEVSRKFVHIMIGNMIFAMPFFSDSSIAFWFITLPVTIALFFLTDYSPVTIHNSITESGHALGLFFYAGIWSILLLIFPILIDSNLLWIVAMAIVPLVYGDGFAALVGGKWGTLKYHIFGGEKTLIGSLAMFVVTAVLSVFVWVIYSAVGYNIPELNVWYILIISAIATVAEAISYGGIDNLTVPSVTAILYYLVANFL from the coding sequence ATGTTATGGACTGATATAATTACATTAATTATTGTTTATCTTTATGTTGTTATCATATTCTTATTGGCAGAGAAAGTCTTAAAGACTAAAGCTGAAGTATCTCGTAAGTTTGTTCATATTATGATTGGTAATATGATATTTGCTATGCCATTTTTCTCAGATTCTTCAATTGCATTCTGGTTTATTACATTGCCTGTAACAATTGCATTGTTTTTCTTAACTGATTATTCGCCAGTAACTATTCACAATAGTATAACTGAATCTGGTCATGCTTTAGGATTATTCTTTTATGCAGGAATATGGTCAATTTTACTTTTAATATTCCCAATATTGATTGACTCTAATTTACTTTGGATTGTAGCAATGGCTATCGTTCCTTTGGTATATGGTGATGGCTTTGCAGCTCTTGTTGGTGGAAAATGGGGTACCCTTAAATACCATATATTTGGTGGAGAGAAAACTCTTATAGGTTCTCTTGCAATGTTTGTAGTAACTGCAGTTCTTTCTGTATTTGTATGGGTTATTTATAGTGCTGTAGGTTACAATATTCCAGAACTTAACGTTTGGTATATCTTGATTATTTCTGCTATAGCAACTGTTGCTGAAGCTATTAGTTATGGGGGAATTGATAATCTCACAGTTCCTTCTGTAACTGCAATTCTATATTATTTAGTTGCAAATTTCTTATAA